The sequence CACGTGCTCTAACTTATGTGAATTTTTACAATTGCgtattatcagaaaaaaatgctattaaaagTAAAGTGTTCCACCCTGTGAACAGAAGCTTAGACCTCTGTCCTCCGGTCCCTGGAGTGACTGCCCTGGACAAGCGGCAAATCGGCAGGAGGCCCCGCCCTCAGGATCCTGGGGGCGCTCTGAGCGTTACCTGGTGCAGCTGGGGCTCACTGGGAAGGGCAGGGGGTCCCGGGGCCCTGTCCCGCTGGCCTGCCCTCGAATCGCCTCCACCCTgccagggagaagagagagggtcACCAGCAGGGGAGGCATTCGGGCGGGAGGGGCAGTCCCCAGCCCCAGCAGAGCTCCCCACCAGAGGTGACAGGACGCTGCTGCCCcgggtgctgggggaggggccgaGGGCCAGGCCTCCCCAGGGGCGGTCCCAGCAGCGCTCACAGGGGCAGGAGCCTGGGTCCCCTTGGCTCGGACCAACGTCTTCAGGCTGCTGCCGCTTCGGGTCTTGTTCTTTGCCCCGCTGGGGTCTTCAAACTTGCTGGGAGTGTAAAACTCCCCCCCAACCTGGATGCACTTCTTGGAGCCACCTGGGAGGAGacgggtcgggggggggggggggcctggcAGGGAGGCTCTACAGCTGGCTGTTCCTCCCCCCACAAACCCCACCCCAGTCAGCTCTGGGCCTCGGGTCCTGAACACAGCAGGGATTCTCTGCTGGGGGGGAAGCACGTCTCCCAAATTCTCATCCACTCGGAGTCTCGGAATGCAGCCTTATTCGCAagtagggtctttgtagatgttaAGATGGACTTGCACTGGACCGAAGTCCAAGGACAGCATCCTTATGAGAAGACGAGAGGACGcagagagacacagggaggagCCTCTGTGGCGAGGAGCTGGAGTGATGTGACCACAAGCCGGGGCATGGGGGTTGCCatgagctggaggaagcagagaagCCTCTGCCCTAGAGCCTCGGAGGGAGCAAGCCCGGCCccgcccacaccttgattttggtgtttctgttgctttaagccaccccgTTTGTGGCAACTCGTCataacagccctaggaaactactTGGGACCGTTCCTTGTGGGTGAGCCTGGAGCCCGCACCAGCTCCCAGGGTCCTCGGCGTCCCCAGAGGGTGTGCGGCACAgggagtggaggaaggaggagCTGCAAGgatggggcgggcggggctggggccgCAGGTTGTCCAGCTTAGAGTCCAGGAGTTCCCCAAGCCCTGCCCAGACCATCCGCTCCAGAGACGGCAGACCCACTGCAGGGAGTAGGGGTGCCTTGTCCATGCTCCGGAGCCACCGGGGAGCTGAGCGGGACGTGGATCCCTGGCAGCCCCTCCCCAAGCGCCGTCTACCTGCCTCAAACACCTGCTGGATAAGGATCCCCTCCACGGCCCCGCGGGCTCCTGGGACGTCCCCAGATGACACGGCCATGGCTCTCTGGACTGAAGCGGACATGGCCTGAATTCCTGGGGAAAGGAGCACCAAACGGGGGGTCACCTGTTGGGACGATGGCTCCTGAGCACGGGCAGTGGGGAGTGCGGGGCGTCTGGGCAGCAgaatccttccttctttccacacagggcaggctggggagggggtccaGCCCCTCCACAGACAGACAGCCAGCCCACACGTAAGTGCAGAGACGGGCCATGgagtgcgtgtgcgtgtgcgtgtacaCGTATGTGGTGTGGTCTGGTGTGTGGTGTACGAGCCGTCCGAACCCAGCTGGCGGGAATGAACAGAGACGCTGGGAtgtggccctgggctgggctgggagggaggcagggtccCCAGAGCCTGCCCTCAGGCCAGCACCAGGGGCCCATGGGAGGTCTCCAGGTCCCAGGTTGCATCTGGCCAAGGGACAGGGGGTATTCTCTGGAGGAAGCAGGGTCGGAGCTGGCCCTGAAGGATGGGGCACTCAGAGGGGCATAGGTGGGGTGACCCCAGGCCAGCATGGTCCCAGCTCCCAAGACGGACCCCTGACCCCCAGACCTGGGGCCTGGCTCACCGTTGCCCAGCGGGAGGCGCTGTGGCTCTGCGTTGCTCTCTGACTTCTTGGAGGGCTTGGCCTTGATGTGGGAGCCTGTCGGGGAGCAGGGACAGCCTGGCCCTCCTCCCGCTGCTGGGCCAACGCCAGGGCGCAGGTGGGAGAGTGCCAGGTGGGGTCTCCCGGACTCTGGTGTGTCCCCTTGCTTTACCGGGCTCTGGTGTCCACATCAGGAGACAGGAAGTACACCCACCTGCCTACTCACAGGGCCCGGGGGTCAACAAGGGCTGCGGGGCTCATACAGGGGGTCCGTCCAAGTCCCCAGAGGGACCTCTGCCAGGCTGActctgggccaagcaggagggaCAGATGCTCCCGGACCAGGTCAGGGAGGGGGAGTGGTCAGGGGGTGTAGGGCTCCGTGAGGGGATCTGTGAGCCCACCGGCTCCTCAAGCTGGGTACCTGGGCTGGAGGTGCCCCTCGGGGACAGAGCTGCCGGCGGGGTGGCCCTCGGTTCCTCCAGGGCCTTCCTCTTGGTGGGAGGCCTGGGCAGCAGCACGGTGGCCTTGGGGCCAGCCGGGGGCCTCCTCCCCTTCCGGGGCTGGCTGAGGTCCACATCTGCGGGCGTGTGCAGGGCCGGAGGCTGAGCTTCAAGCCCAGAACCGACGCCCCGTTCAGGCAGGTGAGGCCTCAGCTCTTTGCTCTTAGAAGCCAAGATGGTCTAGGTGGTGTCCGGGGCTCCCTAAACAGCCCCACGCCTCCCCTCTCACAGTCCAGCTGGGGCTCAGAGGATGACTCCTGCTGccagccccagggagggaggcCGAGCCGGCCGGGACCCAGCCCCAGTGCCCCCACCTTTGGGGAAGCCGTCTAGGATGGGCTGCGGCCGGGACCCAGCCCCCAGCGCCCCCCACCTTTGGGGAAGCCGTCTAGGATGGGCTGCGGCCGGGACCCAGCCCCCAGGGCCCCCACCTTTGGGGAAGCCGTCTAGGATGGGCTGCAGCCGGGGGTATCTCTCCAGGTTGTAGTCCTTGAAGAGGACCCTCCAGAAGTCCAGGATGACGGCCGCGTCCTGGGTGAGGAGCCACGAGAGGAGCGCGTGGAAGGCCTGTGGGCAGCCCTCCTTCTCCTTCAGACGCAGCGTCTCCTGAAGCAGAGCGGGAATGGGGGCCCCGCCCTTCCCGGGTACCCCCCTTCCTGCCGGCTCCACTGCGGGACCAGAGGGCAGATGCTGACCCCGAGGAGGCCGCTGGAGACTTGGGCACCTGTGTCCATCCCCTTGGCTTGGGGCAGGTGGGGGATGGCAGGGGGGtgctggggtgaggtggggggccACCTGGAATTCATCTTAGGAGACTGGGCTCAACTTGGAGGGAGGcttggggagggctgggagggggctTTGGGGATCTGGGGGGGCACCGGAACTTGTCTTGGAGACCGTTCGCTCCGCTGGCgggtggggtgtggggcaggCTGCGGGTTAGCGGCAGGGACCTTACCCTGGCGCTGGGGCTTGGGGGcgggagagtggggaggggcggggctggggagggTCCCTCTGGAACGGGTCTTCCGCGACCTTGCCCGCTCCTGGGCGCGGGCATGGGGAAGGCTGGGGCGTGTTGCTGGGTCGCTGGTCTGGATAGGGGCCCACCTGGAATTTGTCCTCGGGGACCACGTCGTGGTCGACCAGCGCGTGCAGCAGCGGGAAGGCGCTGTCCACGGCCACGGCTATCTCCGTGCGGTGCAGCCTCAGGAGGCGGCGCAGCGCCGGGTCCCCACCGGCCCGGGCCTCGCCCATCATTGCAGGGTCGGGGACACGGGACTGGGGTCCCGCTCTCCCCGCCTGGGGTCCCGCGGCCTCGGGGTGCCGCTGGACTTGTGGGGTGTCTAGGCCGTGTCAGCCTCCTGGCCCTGGCGCACCCCCTGCGCCGCCGGGCACCTGGGTGGGCACGCCTGGCCCGGGAAGAGGGAGCCCCAGGTGCTTCCTCCGGCCTCCGCGGGTCTGAGCTCACGGCCCGGGTTTCTATTATACCGGGCTCTCCTTGGAGAGAGCAGAAGCCGCTCAGCCCGAGCCAATCAGGGCCCAGGGAGCTTCCTCAGGGGCAGGAACGGAAACTTCCCTGTAACCCGAGTGCTAGATGGTCCCATACACCTGCCAGCCCCCTTGTGCACCCGCCAGCAGGCTgctggcttttctttcctttttaaagaagcCTGTGGACTCAATTCCCAAAATGCGGTTGCAGCCAGCATCCCACAGGGCCCTGTTCGAATGGGGAAAAGCCAGGACAgatgtcttcccctcacctggggCGCAGTGTCAGACACGAGCAGGGGCTATCCAGGTGCCCCAGCAGCTGGGAGAGGCAGCACGGGAAGCCTCCACGGGGCTGCGCGGGGGCAGAGTCCCTGGTGGGGAGTGGGCACCGCTGCCACCGTCGCAGCAGCTGCTCAGGGTCTCAAGCCTGGGGCTGTAGGAGGAGGTACCCACCTGATGGGGTATGACGAGTGCATGTCAGTGGGTTCAGAGCTGGGCATTGCCTGGAGGCTGGTGTTGCTGGGCAAGTTGCTTTCCTTCCTTGACCTTCAGTCCTctcatttttttgtctgtttgttatTATTGGGCTATAGTTGTTCTGCAGTGTCGTgtcagtttctactgtacagcgaagtggagttccctgtgctatacagtgggttctcattagttatctattttatacacagtagtatatatatgtcagtcccaatctcccaattcatcccaccctccctttccccccttggtgcccatacatttattctctacgtctgtgtctctatttccacTTTGCAAACAcagtttcatctgtaccatttttctagcttccacatatatgagttaatacacgatatttgtttttctctttctgacctacttcactctgtatgacagtctctaggtccgtccacatctctgcaaatgacccaattccgttCCCTTCCATGgttgagtaacattccactgtgtatatgcaCCCcgtctcctttatccattcacccgccagtgggcatttaggctgcGTCCAgtcctctcatttttaaaatgaacacacTCCACTGGGAGTCCCCAGCTGATACCCACCTTCTACTTCCTCCAGGTGTGTTAAAAAGTAAGGCTTCTAGCAGGCAGCTGGCCCCATGGACAGACATCCTGTGTATGGGCCATGGGAACCTCTGTCTTTGTGGGGCTCACAGCCCAGGAAGGGGCGCCCCAGGAGTCTTCCTAGGTGGGGGACAGAGGCTGGGGGACAGAAGCTTCCGGGGGGAAGTAGGGAAGGCTTCCCGGAGGGTCGCAGCAGGGGTCCCTAAGTCCACGAGATGggaagagcatcccaggcagCTCGTGGGCAGGGGCAGTGGACTGGGGCGTCCAGAGATGCTGAGCTCTCGGGGGTCTGGTTAGGGGGCAGGGATGCAAGACACAGTGGGAAGGACCATCCCTGTGGTCAGCCTGCAGAGTTGGGAGGACTTTTGGAGGAAGCTGTCTGGCCAGGTTGTGTTAGGGAGAGAAGCTGGGCGCCTGGGGACGGGgctggagggggggtgggggctcCAGGAAGCCTGGGGTCAGGGCCAGCACTGGGCTGGGACCGGCCGCACGGGGCAGGGGGAAGGATTCGTGACTGATGAGACGGGGCTGTCGCCGAGACTTCTTGCATGCGTCGGCCCTCATGTGTTACACTGAGGTGGGAGTCCGGGGTGGGGCGCTGTGAGTCCCCTCCTGACCTGGGAGCCCGGCCTTTGTGTCCCCACCTCCAGGCCCGGGCCCCTGACGGTTCAGTTCTGGGCCTCGGGCTGCTCCAAGCCTGGGGCAGCGGTGTTGGAGGTGGAGACGTGAGCTCCATCAGCCTGGGGCCGGCACAGGGGGCGGTGGTGAGGGCTGAGGGCACTGTCATCTCCAGGGCCAGGACCTGAGCATGGAGCTCTTGGGCTAGCTCTCCTGTAGAACGTTCTGGGGACTGAGTCAGGAGCAGGGCCCTGGCACTGCCCACCTCCAGGGCGCTGAGCCCACAGGCTGCAGTGCCGTGGGTGCAGCTGTGGAGATGTGGGGCTTGGGGGCCTTTACTGCCTGTCCTGCGCGACCCCAAATTTCACACGCAGAAGCACCCGGATGCCAGGGAGCTGTGTTTGCGGCCTTGGGGTGACTGGCCCCGATTCTTTCGGCATCATGCTCCCCCAGCGTCACTCCGCACCCAGTGCTTTTTCTCCCTGGGGGGCTGAGCGGTCCCTAGGGAACGCTTTGCTCACAGGCCAACTGttcaagggaaattaaaaactgcCAAGAAGAGCGAAGTCTTCACTTCACTGTTTAAAGCCCTGATACCCTTGCAGGTGCCTCTGTCGTGAGGCTGGCCTGACTGCTTCGGGCGTCACCCAGGCTCTGGCTTGGAGATTAGCAAACAGGCTCCTGTAGAGTTTCGGACTTTCCACTACGCAGGGGGTTTCCATAGCAGCCCCTTACCTGGAGCGGCCCAGGGTGTGTGGAGGCGAGAGGGGCCCCTCGAGGGCCGGCACTGCCTTCAGCCAGGTCACTGCCTTCGGGGCTGAGCCTCAGCCCCTCCTCCAGACAGCGAGCAGCCCAGCAACTTGCCCACCCCTCAGTAGTGAGTCTCTGAGCCTCTGCCGTCACCTGCAAGGGAGCGAGCACAGGAGCTTCTCCTGCAGTGCAGTGAGGCTACGTAGGAGACACACCAGCCCCGCTGCACactaggcactgttctgagcTTTGCAATTGCCCTTACTTAATCCCAGAACCACCCTGTTCGTTCAacattattatcatccccattctacagatagggagattgaggcacagagaggttaaggaacttgaccaaagtcacacagctagtaaatggcctTGGATGGATGGTGTCCAGGTGCATGCTCTCAGCACATAGGACACTCCTTTGCTGCCCAGGTCATGTCAGGCACTCCCAGCTTGCGAGGAGGAGGAAATGCTCCCTGAGAGATATGCCCAGATGTCGGGGAGGAGGAGGCCCCAGTGGCAGGGTGGGAACAGGAGGGGGTCCTGTCCCTCGGCTGCTGGCCTTGGCCCCTCAAGGAAGCCTGGACACTACAGTCTTCTCCTTTTGCCCCAGATGGGGGCTTCAGTCTCTGTGGCTCCCCAAAAAGGGCTGGGGTCCCAGGGGTCAGAAATCCTGAGTTAGAATGCCCTCGGGGTCCTCAGAATGCCAGCCCAGGCCTCAGCTGGAGGAGCAGAGCAGGAGAGGCCCTTGGCCTGCCCCCCGAGGATTTCCTGGGTGGCGGGCACCAGGGGAGGCTCGGTCTCCTGGTGACTCTCTGCCAGGACTTTAGCACCCTCTTGTCCTccagctagctgtgtgaccctctcTGCACCTGTTTCcccaagaaaagatgctcaacgtcattactCGCTacgaaaatgcaaattaaaaccaaatgagataccacctcatgcccactaggatggctattatcaaaaaacagacaataacaagtgttagagAAGATGCAGAGATATCGGAACCCTCACAcgttgatggtgggaatgtaaaatggtgcagccattctgGAAGAATGTTTGGTGTCTCCTCAATGAGTTAAACATAACATTACcgtaggacccagcaattccactcctaggtgtacaCCCAAAAGAATCGGAAACAGATACTCCAACAAAagcttgcacacaaatgtttatagcagcattactcacaacagCCAAAGGATGGAAACAACCCAGCTGTCCAtctacagaagaatggataaagtgtGGTCCATCCTACAATAAAGTATCACTCAGTTACAACACACATAAACCTCAGAAATGCTAGACTGAGTGTAATAAGTCAGACATAAGACCCCACCtattgggcctccctggtggcgcagtgcttgggagtccgcctgccgatgcaggggacgcgggttcgtgccctggtctgggaagatcccacatgccacggagcggctgggcccgtgagccatggccgctgagcctgcgcatccggagcctgtgctccgcaaagggaggggccacaacagtgagaggcccgcgtaccacaaaaaaaaaaaaaaagacgccaCCTATTGTGTGACTTCATGTATGTGAAATACccaggcggcgggggcgggggcgggggcggagccgcTGCTTAATAAGTGTGGGGTTCCCGTCTGGGGAGATGAAAAGGTTCTGGGAATAGACAGTGGTGATGATTAGTACAACACTTGATGTACTAATTGCTCCTGAATTTTAAACTtccaaatggttaaaatggtaacttttatgttatgtatattttaccacaataaaaattaattaattttttttttttttttttgcggtacgcgggcctctccctgtcgtggcctctcccgttgcggagcacaggctccggacgcgcaggctcagcggccatggctcacgggcccagccgctccgcggcatgtgggatcttcccggactggggcacgcacccgtgtcccctgcatcggcaggcagactctcaaccactgcgccaccagggaagcccagctcagtTTTTGATGGGGTCACGGGTTTATATTTGGCATAACTGGATAAactcccttttgattaactcagagtcagctgattagtaaccttaattgTATCTGCAGAGTCTCACTGCCTTGACCACGCAACTTAATGTGACCGGGGTGTTATATATCGGTCTCGGGGATTAGGGCAGGAAACGTTGACCCATTTTAGGATTCTGCTACCACACCATTTATTTCAAGTGTTTGCTTTTAGTTCTTGAGCACTTCATTAAATAGCTTCTCTAAGTCTTTGTAAGATACTTCTCACATCTGTGTCATCTTGGCCTTGGAATCTCTTGGTTGTCTTGTCCCACGTGAGTTgggatttttcctgtttctttgtaggCTGAGTAATTTTGGGGTTGTATTGTGGACGTTTGAATATTATGTTTTGAGACCCTGGGTCTTGCTTAAATCTTATGGGAGGTGTTGATATTTTGTTTCAGCAGCGGTCAGCCTGGTTGGGTTCAGGTCACAAGTTCTGACCAGCCTTCTCTGTTTGTGGCTTCCAtgtcagttcctttttttttttttttggccatgttgcaCAGCttttgggatctcagttccctgaccagggactgaaccctggccacggcagtgaacgtgctgaatcctaaccactaggccaccagggaactcctttcAGTTCCATTTTTAAGAAGCTTTTGCAGTGCTGTTGCTGTGAGGCTGATCCCTCACCATCGTCTCCTGGTGCTCTGCCCCTCATGTATGTCCCTGTTTGGGACCTGGATGATAGTTGatattttagttttcagagtCTTAGATATGCTGTTTATGATCAGATCCACACATGCATAGCTTGGGGTGAGGCCAGGAGTCTGTAGACGACCTTGTGGGGTCACAttcctgagtcttttttttttttttttttgcggtactcgggcctctcactgttgtggcctctcccgttgcggagcacaggctccggacgcgcaggctcagcggccatggctcacgggcccagcccctccgcggcatgtgggatcttcccggaccggggcacgaacccgcgtcccctgcatcggcaggcggactctcaaccactgcgccaccagggaggcccaaaattaattaatttttaaaaaatcaattgggcatatttgtgtggatatatttctgggttctccattctgttccattaatctctGTGTATGTCCATCCATCCATACCACAAATATTTGACTACTGTAATTATATGATAAATCTTGAAGCCCAGTAGACCAAttcctcccattttattttttttcaaaattgttttagctactgttgtttctttgattttccatataaattttagaataatcttgtctcTATCTACAAAATTATTGTTAGGATGTTGATAGAAGttacaatttggggaaaattggcATCTTTATTACGTTAAGTCTTCTAATCCGTgtgtatgtctctccatttattcagaacttaattgatttcttttatcaatgttttgtagttttcagcacaCAAGTTCTATACCTGTTTTGTTATACTTACACTTAAGATTTAAATTTTTGAGCAAGCGTAAGTAGctttgtgcttttaatttttgtgtgtctATTCATTGTTAGCATTTAGGAATACAAATGATTTTTCACATGTTCATCTTACATCCtacaaccttgctgaattcattttatttattctacgagtgtttttattttgttttgagattttctacaaagacaattttatcatctgtaaataggAACCGTTTGATTTCTTCCCtcccaatctgtatgccttttattcccctttcttgccttattgcacagGTTAGAGCTCccagcactatgttgaataaaagcgatgagagtggacgtccttgccttgttcctgatgcTGGAGGAaaagctgtaggttttttgtggATGGCCTTTATCAAGTTTACGAAGTTCCTTCTACTCCTATGTTTATGAGAGTCTTTATGATGAATGGGTATTAAATTTTGTTATATGCTTTTTTTGGCAttgattgatatgatcatatcatttttcttcattaggcTGTTAATATGGCAAATTACATGGATTgatttttttgaatattgaaccaaacttgcatccctggcataaaCTCCACTTGGTCATAGTATATCTTGTTGAAtctgattttctaatattttgttaaggatttttgcatttacattCACAAGGTATTTTggcttacagttttctttttgtgactgtctGTTTGGTTTTGGCATTAGAGTGATATTAGCTTCATACAATGAATCAGGCCATATtcatcctcttttattttctggaagagattgtgtagaattagtgttaattcttttttaaatgtttggttgaaaccccagtgaaaccatctgggtctggagatttttttttttgaggggagtTAAATTAggaatttaatttccttaatagttaCGGGCTATTTTCGAATTATTTTATATCAGGTTAGTTGTGGCAGTTTGTGGTTTTTAAAGAATTGGTTCATTTCATgcaagttgtcaaatttatgagtgtagagttgttcataatctcccctcattttccttttgatgTCCTTAGGGTCCACAGTGACACCGCCTGTATCagttttaaaattggaaatttgtgttttctctgcctcttttttttttttttttgcagtacacaggcctctcactgttgtggcctctcccattgcagagcacaggctccagatgtgcaggctcagtggccatggctcatgggcccagccgctccgcggcatgtggaatcttcccagaccggggcatgaacccgtgtcccctgcatcagcaggcggactctcaaccactgcgccatcagggaagcccatgcctctttttttttttttttttttggttttggttttgttttgtttttggtcagTCTTTCTggatgtttgttgattttttaaaaatgtttctcaaagaaccagctctttgtttcactgattttccctgttgtttttctatttttaatgttattgatttctgctctttactattcttttccttctgcttgctttgggtttattttgctcttattCTTGTAGGTTCTTAAAGTGAGTGCATAATTATAACCCTCTCTTCTAAAGTCTGCatgtagtgctataaacttctctctctcAGTACCGATTGAGCCACATCCCACAACCTATGATATGTAgtggtttcatttttcattcagtgtattttttgagactttctctttcatccatggattatttagaagcgTGATGTTTAGTTTCCAAGTGTCTGGAgacttttctgttctctttctgctACTAATTCCTAGTTTGATTCCAAGAGAACACAAACTGTGATCAGAGAGCACACACTGTGTGGTTCCAATTCTTCTAAGtgtgttgaggtttgttttaggTCCTAAGAGATGGTCTACCTTGGTTTATGTCTGTGGACACTTgaagagaatgtgtattctgtaatTTGGGGGgcatgttctataaatgttgattAGATCCTGCTGGCCAATGGTGATGTTGagcttctctgtttttttgtctCATGGTTCCATCAATTGCTCAGAGAAGGATTTGAAGTCTCCGATTACactggatttatctatttcttctttaggTTATAttagttttgcttcatgtattttctgCTCTGTTGTTTGTTGCACACACATTTAGGCTTGCATGTCTTTTTGGTAGATTGACTGTTTCATCACATGATGATGAAGGGTCAATTTTCATTGTTCTGGTCATTTTCTTTGCtgtaaagtctactttatctggtATTAATGGAGTCATGCCTGTGTTCTTTTGATCAGTGCTTGCATGATATACCTGTTTTTGTCCATCCTGTTATTTctgatctacttttttttttttgcagtacatgggcctctcaccgttgtggcctctccctctcccgttacggagcacaggttccagacgtgcaggctcagcggccatgggtcacgggcccagccactccatggcatgtgggctcttcccggactggggcatgatcccgtgtcccctgcattggcaggcggactctcaaccactgtgccaccacagtGGCCACTGATCTACTTTTATGGTTATGTATGAAGTGAATTTCTTGTgcacagcatatagttgggtcatttttttaaaacgaCTCTGCCAAATTCTTTTAGTTTGTGTGTTTATAACATTtatgtttaatgtaattatcgatatgttggGCTTAAATCTgccattttacttttgttttctgtttgttttctctgattACTTTTTCCTGCCCTGTGGGTTACCTGAACATCTTACAGAATTCTATTTTGATTTATCTGTAGTGTCTTTGAGTGTATCTCTTTGCAgaacttacttatttatttattttgaagtgtggttaatttacaatgttgtgttagcctctgctgtacaacaaagtggttcagctttatatatatatatatatatgtatatatatatatatatattatttttcatagtcttttccatgatagtttattacaagattttgagtatagttccctgtgctatacagtaggaccttgttgtttatctattttatattctttgcatAAATTTTTAGTAGTTGCTCTAGGTATTACACTATCCATTCATAACTTATCACTGTCTACTGGTCAAGATTTTACCAGTTTCAGTAAAGTGTAGAAAGCTTACCTTTCTTTACATCCTTTTAGCTTcctcatttataatataattttcttaaatatttattctaaataCTTTTAGAACTAtatcagtgttataatttttgcttccactgtcaaatataaatgtttaaaacacaag is a genomic window of Delphinus delphis chromosome 4, mDelDel1.2, whole genome shotgun sequence containing:
- the AIRE gene encoding autoimmune regulator; its protein translation is MGEARAGGDPALRRLLRLHRTEIAVAVDSAFPLLHALVDHDVVPEDKFQETLRLKEKEGCPQAFHALLSWLLTQDAAVILDFWRVLFKDYNLERYPRLQPILDGFPKDVDLSQPRKGRRPPAGPKATVLLPRPPTKRKALEEPRATPPAALSPRGTSSPGSHIKAKPSKKSESNAEPQRLPLGNGIQAMSASVQRAMAVSSGDVPGARGAVEGILIQQVFEAGGSKKCIQVGGEFYTPSKFEDPSGAKNKTRSGSSLKTLVRAKGTQAPAPGGGDSRAGQRDRAPGPPALPSEPQLHQKNEDECAACRDGGELLCCDGCPRAFHLACLTPPLHQIPSGTWRCSSCLQGRAQRDLPRTEEPRPQEPPAETPVLLALRSAGEEARGPPSERPAGMDAAVTYKHLLASPPAAPPLVLDPSALHPLLCVGPEGQQGPAPGARCGVCGDGTDALRCSHCAAAFHWRCHFPAGAARPGAAPRCKSCSGDPAPAPGEGPPAATPALSPARPAGDDSAVHEPVLHRDDLESLLSEHSFDGILQWAIQSMSRPVAEAPTFPC